In Triticum aestivum cultivar Chinese Spring chromosome 5B, IWGSC CS RefSeq v2.1, whole genome shotgun sequence, the following proteins share a genomic window:
- the LOC123116206 gene encoding glutamate receptor 2.9-like has protein sequence MAVLRRHALLLALALLFGAASGVAARRGGVVPRRRQQVVDVGVILDRSTWVGNISWTCIELALEDFYADARHAAHRTRLKLHLRDTGVDAVEAASAGIDLLKNVRVQAIIGPQTSTQAKFLAELGNKSSVPIISFSANSPSRSAQTPYFIRTAWNDSSQAEAIAALVQKHSWREVIPVFEDDDSNTRFIPDLVDALRQVDTHVSYRCKIHPSATENDIKSAISGLKENWTSVFVVRMSHTLARNFFKLAKDEGMMGRGFVWITAYGLTDIFDVVGSPALDVMQGVLGVKPHVQHTVELQNLSQRWRKKYQLENPGIAVSMPVVYGLYAYDTIWALALAAEKAGYVNSDFGPSVTNNGSTDFDRMDTSKAAEKLRGSLLDITFMGMSGNFCIADMQLLSVNYTIINIIGQKRKVVGYWTPGSGISGSLNVKADLGTIRWPGDNENVPRGWLLPMNKTLQIGVPVKPGFEEFVKFENGKPKGFCIDVFEAVINALSYDVPRHYKPFADKKGNSKGTYDDLVYSVYRKEYDVVVGDITILANRSLYVDFTLPYTESGVRMLVPVRDQRQKTAWTFLDPLTADLWLGAGAFFVFTGFVVWCIEHRTNEDFRGPPGSQIGLVFYFSFSTLVFAHRERILNNLSRIAVVIWLFVVLILQQSYTASLSSILTVEQLQPTVINLEEVIRNGSYVGYLNDSFLPVLLKRLKIDESKMIPFDSPEQYNEALTSGRVAVIIDEIPYLKVFLKQYCHNYTMVGPTYKLDGFGYAFPRGSPLTPDISRGILKFASDDRMVNMQKELYGATSCLDKDDSQTSSSLTLLSFQGLFIITGTSSVLALIMHAVITIYNNRHEFSSDGGQSSWRRWPAILSKLFHEGDNSSNTPDKNEPAIENVDGAAESPLSIPNHIIEHLADMDTGSPPEGEGTPGRELSVQGTEPLSFAYMHSERGHNGAASLSRNGSSIRRRQISME, from the exons ATGGCGGTCCTCCGCCGCCACGCCCTCCTCCTCGCTCTAGCGCTTCTATTCGGCGCGGCTTCCGGTGTCGCGGCGCGGCGGGGTGGCGTGGTTCCTCGGCGGCGGCAGCAGGTGGTGGACGTGGGTGTGATCTTGGACAGGTCGACATGGGTGGGGAACATCAGCTGGACGTGCATCGAGCTGGCTCTCGAGGACTTCTACGCCGACGCTAGACACGCCGCCCACCGCACCAGGCTGAAGCTTCACCTCCGGGACACCGGAGTCGACGCCGTCGAGGCCGCGTCCGCAG GTATTGATCTACTGAAAAATGTCCGCGTGCAAGCGATAATTGGCCCGCAGACGTCAACTCAAGCTAAATTTCTTGCTGAGCTTGGTAACAAATCATCGGTTCCAATCATTTCATTCTCTGCAAATAGCCCGTCGCGATCTGCGCAAACTCCATACTTCATCCGGACGGCATGGAACGACTCCTCTCAAGCAGAAGCTATTGCCGCACTTGTTCAGAAACACAGTTGGAGGGAAGTCATCCCTGTCTTTGAGGATGATGATTCCAATACCAGGTTCATTCCTGATCTTGTTGATGCCCTCAGACAAGTCGACACTCATGTTTCATACAGGTGCAAGATCCATCCTTCAGCCACAGAGAATGATATAAAGAGTGctatctccggcttaaaagagaATTGGACAAGTGTATTTGTTGTGCGTATGTCTCATACTTTAGCCCGTAACTTTTTCAAGCTTGCTAAAGATGAAGGAATGATGGGCCGGGGCTTTGTCTGGATTACCGCATATGGCTTGACAGATATCTTTGATGTGGTTGGTTCGCCGGCACTTGATGTGATGCAAGGAGTTCTTGGGGTGAAACCTCATGTTCAACATACTGTGGAACTTCAAAACCTTAGTCAGAGATGGCGCAAGAAATACCAATTGGAGAATCCTGGAATTGCAGTAAGTATGCCTGTGGTGTATGGTCTCTATGCTTATGATACCATATGGGCATTAGCATTAGCAGCAGAGAAGGCTGGATATGTGAATTCAGACTTTGGGCCATCTGTAACAAACAATGGGTCCACTGACTTTGACAGAATGGATACTTCAAAGGCTGCTGAAAAATTGCGAGGCTCACTCTTGGACATCACGTTCATGGGCATGAGCGGGAACTTCTGTATTGCGGACATGCAGTTATTATCAGTCAATTACACGATAATCAACATTATCGGTCAGAAGAGAAAAGTAGTCGGTTATTGGACTCCAGGATCTGGCATCTCTGGCAGTCTAAATGTGAAGGCCGATCTTGGCACCATCAGATGGCCAGGAGATAACGAAAATGTGCCTAGAGGTTGGCTATTGCCAATGAATAAAACTCTCCAAATAGGCGTACCTGTCAAACCTGGGTTTGAAGAATTTGTAAAATTTGAAAATGGTAAACCCAAGGGGTTCTGCATAGATGTGTTTGAGGCAGTAATTAATGCATTATCCTACGATGTACCCCGTCACTATAAGCCGTTTGCAGACAAGAAAGGAAATAGTAAAGGAACTTATGACGATCTTGTCTACAGTGTTTATCGTAAG GAATATGATGTTGTGGTAGGTGATATAACAATCTTGGCCAACCGTTCTCTATATGTGGATTTTACTCTTCCTTACACAGAGTCAGGGGTGCGCATGCTGGTTCCAGTCCGGGACCAGAGGCAGAAGACTGCATGGACATTCCTAGATCCTTTGACAGCTGACCTATGGTTAGGAGCTGGGGCCTTCTTTGTCTTCACAGGTTTTGTAGTCTGGTGTATTGAGCATAGAACAAATGAAGATTTCAGAGGGCCCCCAGGCAGTCAAATTGGATTGGTCTTCTACTTCTCCTTCTCAACACTCGTGTTTGCTCATAGGGAGAGGATACTGAACAACTTATCAAGAATTGCAGTAGTTATTTGGCTTTTCGTAGTGCTGATATTGCAGCAGAGTTATACTGCAAGTTTAAGCTCAATTCTCACAGTGGAACAACTTCAGCCAACAGTCATCAATTTAGAAGAAGTTATCAGGAACGGGAGCTATGTCGGCTACCTCAATGATTCTTTCTTGCCTGTTcttttgaaaaggttgaaaattgatgaatcAAAGATGATTCCCTTCGACTCTCCTGAGCAATACAATGAAGCCCTAACATCTGGAAGAGTTGCAGTCATTATTGATGAGATACCATACCTTAAGGTGTTCCTTAAACAGTATTGCCACAACTACACTATGGTTGGACCAACCTACAAGCTCGATGGATTTGGTTAT GCATTCCCTCGAGGCTCTCCACTCACACCTGATATTTCGAGGGGAATACTGAAATTCGCATCAGACGACAGAATGGTTAATATGCAGAAAGAATTGTATGGTGCTACGTCATGCCTTGACAAAGATGACTCCCAAACTTCAAGCAGCCTTACATTGCTCAGCTTTCAGGGGTTGTTCATCATCACAGGAACATCGTCAGTGCTGGCATTAATCATGCACGCTGTCATAACCATTTACAACAACCGACATGAATTCAGCAGTGACGGCGGTCAGAGTTCATGGCGCAGATGGCCTGCCATTCTCTCTAAGCTCTTCCACGAGGGCGACAATTCATCTAACACTCCAGATAAAAACGAGCCCGCAATAGAAAATGTGGATGGTGCAGCAGAGAGCCCACTAAGCATACCTAATCACATTATCGAGCACCTCGCAGACATGGATACAGGAAGCCCACCAGAAGGAGAAGGAACGCCAGGTAGGGAACTTTCAGTTCAGGGCACCGAACCATTGTCATTTGCATACATGCATTCTGAGAGGGGGCATAATGGAGCAGCTTCTTTGTCTCGGAATGGGAGCTCAATCCGCAGGAGACAGATAAGCATGGAATGA